The Propionispora hippei DSM 15287 genome includes the window AAACACCTGGTTTTCTCCCTGCGCCGTTGTCACTGCTTCACCTTATGTCCGGTACGAGCGGCTCATCTATCACAGGACATAAAAATCCCTGCCATCTTAGCGAATGATCATAGTGACCAGAGTTCTCGGTGTAGTTTACGGGCATTCTTCACAAAAACAAGAGGCTTCCTCTTGCGTTTAAGCAGGATTTATTTTACCGGCAGGGAAACCTAATAGAAATCAGGTGGCAGCTTTGACGCGTAGACGGCATAGAAAATTGCGCAGAAGGAGTCGTTAGAGGATGAGACGCAGGACACGTATAGTATGGATCGGCGGAATTTTATGCTTCATTTGCCTTGCCGGGTTTCTTTATTTCCAAACCGGTCACCAGCGGCAGGAAGATAAACCTTATGAAATAAAAAAATCAGGAGCTGGCGGTACGGTAGACTTTTCGGCAACTGCCCAGAAGATTCACGTGGCCGTGAACAATGTTCTTGCCGCCGCAGGTCTGCAGGCCGAGGCCGGACAGGAAGGTGAGCAGCGGACAAAGCTGCAGGGAACTGAAGGAACTGTTATCTGGTCGCAGCGTAAAGCCCTGGTTAAAGTTGCCGACGAAGCGGCGGGGAAAAAGCTGGAGACGGCCCTGACGGAAGCGGTACAAAGCATTCCGGCTAAAATCATCGTGCGAAAGGCCGATCAATATCAGGGACATGAGGCTACTCGTTTGGACATTGGTTTGCAAAGTAAGGTGGATAACGAAACAGTCACCTGCATTACCGATCAGCTTTACTTAGTTAATATGCCAAAACCGCAGGCCGGAGCAACAGAAACAAAGCCAAAACCGACCAGGGCGCGGATGGCGATTGTTGTTGACGATTTCGGCTACGCCCGGGAGCCGATCACGGCCTATGCTACCATTGACCGGCCGTTGACTTTTGCCATTTTGCCTTATCGGATGTATAGCAATGAAGCAGCGCAAGCAGGCAGCCGGTCAGACCGGCAATTGATTTTGCATCTGCCGATGGAACCACTAGCGGCCAGTGAGCAATCTGAAGCCACTACCATTACTGTGCAAATGAGTGATGAGGAAATACGGAGTACGGCTGATCAGGCAATCCGTTCCATACCGGGAATTATCGGTGTAAACAATCATCAGGGTTCCCGCGCGACGGCCGATAAGCGGGTGATGAGCCAGGTTTTGAGTGTGGTCAAAGAACATGGTCTGTTCTTTTTAGACAGCCGGACAACCAGCAAATCGGTGGCAATAGAAGTAGCCGGTCCCCTGGGGGTAAGAACCACGTCTAATGATCTTTTCCTGGATAACAACAATGAAGTGGATGCCATAAAACAGCAAATTCGCACGGCGGCCAATATGGCACTGCGTTATGGTGCGGTTACCGTGATCGGTCACGCCCGCCTTCATACGGCCACAGCAATTAAGGAAATGATTCCGGAGCTGGAGGCCAAGGGAATTCGTCTGGTTTTTGCATCGGAACTGCTGTCGTAGCAGACTCACCGGCTTCCTGAGCAAGGATTTTTCCCTCAGCCAGCCAGGACCAGTATTTCTTGGGAATGACACGGCTGGCTAGTTTGATGTTTTTGCGGGTCGTGATATATTGAGAACGGTAGTAAGTCTCCCACAGTTCTTTGAAATTGTCCTGGGCCACGTAAGTTTGATAGTGATCTGCCGACTCGCAGGTGATTGTCTTATTTTCCAGCACGAGAGCTTGACTATTGAGGAGGAAAACCAGTTTATGACTGGGATAGCGGGCAGCTAGTCTCGTGAGAATTAAATCGGCTGTTTGATGGAATAATTGAGGTACGGCGATTAAGGTCCGGTCATTCTCGCCAGGAGAAAAACGGATAAAGCCGGTCATCCGGTGGATTTCATGGGCAACGGCGCGGGTGCGCAGGACAAAAATCCGGCTGATATCGCCAATGCCGCATAAAGTGTAGGCCGGCCCGTAAACAAGTGCCTGTTCCACGGTGGCAAAGATCACGGCCGACCGATCAACTGCACTGTACCGTAAATTAGCATTTACATGCCGCAGCAAGGTTCGCCCGGAGTCTGCAGCAAGCCAATCGGCCTGAAGGCCGCAGGTCAAATGCAGTTGTTCGATTAAAC containing:
- a CDS encoding divergent polysaccharide deacetylase family protein yields the protein MRRRTRIVWIGGILCFICLAGFLYFQTGHQRQEDKPYEIKKSGAGGTVDFSATAQKIHVAVNNVLAAAGLQAEAGQEGEQRTKLQGTEGTVIWSQRKALVKVADEAAGKKLETALTEAVQSIPAKIIVRKADQYQGHEATRLDIGLQSKVDNETVTCITDQLYLVNMPKPQAGATETKPKPTRARMAIVVDDFGYAREPITAYATIDRPLTFAILPYRMYSNEAAQAGSRSDRQLILHLPMEPLAASEQSEATTITVQMSDEEIRSTADQAIRSIPGIIGVNNHQGSRATADKRVMSQVLSVVKEHGLFFLDSRTTSKSVAIEVAGPLGVRTTSNDLFLDNNNEVDAIKQQIRTAANMALRYGAVTVIGHARLHTATAIKEMIPELEAKGIRLVFASELLS
- a CDS encoding DUF4130 domain-containing protein, coding for MIFCSPTPASIIKAALLAKLHNDLPCIKGEETGLGLFSLTESHDANRFSLRSLIEQLHLTCGLQADWLAADSGRTLLRHVNANLRYSAVDRSAVIFATVEQALVYGPAYTLCGIGDISRIFVLRTRAVAHEIHRMTGFIRFSPGENDRTLIAVPQLFHQTADLILTRLAARYPSHKLVFLLNSQALVLENKTITCESADHYQTYVAQDNFKELWETYYRSQYITTRKNIKLASRVIPKKYWSWLAEGKILAQEAGESATTAVPMQKPDEFPWPPAPESFP